gcgtCACCCAGGtgccggcctcacccaggtgccggcctcacccaggcgtggcctcacacccaggcgcggcctctcacctaggcgcggcctcacccagggcgcggcctcaccttggcatggcctctcacctaggcgcggcctcaccggcACGGCGTCACCCAgtcggcctcacccagcgcgcctCACCCAGCGCCGGCCTCACCCGGCATgcctctcacctaggcgcggcctcacccagcgcccGCCTCACCAGCGTGGCCTCACGGCACGCTCACCCCACccggcgtggcctcacccaggcgccggcctcacccaggagccacctgcacccaggcgcccgcctcacccaggcacgatcaagtgacaagcatggcctcacacccaggcgcgacatcgtggacgcagacgtgatgtacacagACACCGAGGCTgctcatctatgacccaatcgtgtcactacagatttatgccaccaccaggactctgggccaccgcttggaggtcacgtcacccagacggattcaagcaccaatgacgttatcaccacacacgggtatctatccgccaaggatcttgatactaccaggacactccctctcGCGGGGAGAtagccaatcaggatagagccccgttacccagggcctctatccactcaacggcacactcgccatcaaactgagactctccacaccgccatatatTACTATAAAatgcaaggtacacaaccccattgtAGGACAtgaaaactcatattgaataatcactattcatctatttgctcaggagatctaactttggcatcggagagccccaggccggaaccacaccaatTCTCtttgttgaccccttggtccacttgcaggtgatggcactcgcaggaccgctcgacaatttcttgatgcaacaggtTTGaggctgaaagaagtttggtgttccAACACGACACTActtggacttcttccaactccatcccattCTCCTTGGCCTTTTGAAGTCTTAAAATTCTTTTTGCAGATTTTGGATCGAGCCAAAGATGTCTCTTTCAAGCATTTGACAAACTCTACTTTATTAAcctacttattatcattagttAAACATACTATCGGACTAATGTACCTTGTGTCTTTAAACACTGTACGAATTTGCCATCTCCTTAATATATAATTTTCTccatttcaccaaaaaaagaacGCAACTTGGTCACATGGCTCCTATACCTAATCATAGGAGCACACAAAATTACAGCTGAAtcctcttgaaataaaaaatctcatagGTGTTGATGCTTCTATGCGTGCTCACATTGACCTccacactggtgcaagggctaTTCAATCaggcaacgatctcttgcccttaaaaTAATTAGAAAGAGTAAATCATCAGTCCTTTTTTTAACAAACTAAATCATCATTCCATGGGACAAAAAATAAGTTCCTCTCACGAGACATTGTAGCACTATTGGTATTTGGAAACCCTTTTCCATCTTTGCTAttgcaacattttttttttctctttcaaagtGTGTTTTTCTCCGTTCAACTAACATTAATAAGTTAGGAAGCGTTTAGTATGGAATTTTTATCatgtgcggttccctagtgcctctcacaagaggagggtggaccccacttgggCAGTGTTCGGTCGGTTGCCccaagtgggtcccacccccctcttgtgagaggcactagggaaccgcaccggtcaaggaaccgtagacgatataAATCCGTTTAGTATGCCACATACAAAAGCAAAAActtggatactttttagaagGCTTGGGATATTAAACGTACATGAGGGGATCACTATATGCCAGgctgtgtggcccctgcactagCACAGGAGCTAATAAGACTATAAGAGCACGGGCAGGCATCCAAAATGGGTGGGATTTATTATTTATCATTTCACGGGAGGcggagtggtcatttcacccttctTGTGTCTAGGTGTAAGTGGTATGCAGCCTcgcagcctttttttttttatctaaactcaaataatatttttatgggCAAAAAGGGATCATGCATGGTTGCATATGACGATCAAAAGCTTCTTCAAATAGGGGTGGGggatttttggtcatttcaacctTTGCGTGTTCTCTCTATCCCTCAGTTATATGTACAACTGTGCATCAATAATATATTAAAACTTACcatccaaaataaataaattaataaaaaattgggcaagagatctctacttggtggtgtttcctatgccctctcatagGATGCCATAAGATGACGCTTCTGCCCCTTGGATATATACTCAGGCATGCTCACCCACTGGAGAGCTTATGAAATACCAtcaaatagagatctttttcccataaaaaatcaGACTTAGAAATGGAAACCCGAATTACAGGCGTCGGTCTCCCCTAAAAaagtatgggaaaaagatctctacttagtgatgtttctattttctacaccttctcacagggcaccgtgaaaATGACGCCTCTGCCCCATTCGACCGCCATGTTAACCTTCGTCGGAATTGGAATTAATTCAGACGCCGTTCCGCCGTTCCGCCGTTCCTGGTGGTGTTCTATGCCAGAATATGtaatagaaaaaagagagaCCATGGATCGTTTGGAATTCTGATGAACTATCTATCAATTCAGTTTACAGAACTGCTTCTCTAcagaaaaaagaattaaaaaagaaatttacaaaagaaaaattttaagaCAAGTGAAACGGCAGAGAGAATTCCGATTTCAATTCTTCTTCACCTTTGGATTCAACCAGATCGAAGGCGTTGGTTATATGTAAGCTAGCTAGCTACCATCGTAAAGACAATAGAGAATCTCGATTAAACTCATCTCTGCTCCTCAATTGCCTGTGTTTGAACACTACTTCCTCAGGCAACACATACTTCCTGCATAACGGACACGTCACCTGCTCCCTCTCCAACCATTGATCCAAACACTCTTTATGGAAGTCATGCTTGCATTTCAATTCTCTGATCTCTTCGCCGTCTTCCACTCTCGTCAAACACACCGCGCATTCCTTCCATACTCCACCACTGTTGTAACAAATCGCCGGAAGATGTGCGTCCATCAGAGCCAACAAGGTGGTGTTTGCTCTGCCTCCGGTTGCGCGTTTATTGAAGCGTCGCCAGTTATAACATGAGAGGGATTGGATGAAGAGAGCTAATTCGATTAAGAAGACGGAAAACAAGCAGAAGGTTATGGTGTGGACCTTAGCGATGAACTCCGAAACGTTTCCCATTGCCGGTcgtcttctttctttctattttatggtacaaaaacaaaaatgtttgGCTTTCCCTTCAATTTATAGTGCAAGAGGATGATAAGCCAATATGTATatttaatgggttttgggtttggggacttttttttctttgtttttttttttttgggggaggagATACACATCACCACCGCATCAGTTGTTATCCTATATTCGGTTATTCGTTAGCATTGTTTGGTAATGAAAAGAGACAGATAACGCCTGTCCGGTGTGGTGGTGGGCCTCATTTTCTGTATGTCGACTTCTAGAAAGTGGTGGAAACAGCACAGGTGCCAGCATCGCTAAACGAtagcaaaagcaggggtaaggtagtcatttcacatgtgagTCCCATCTGgtccccacatgtgaaatgaccaaacccccctTGTATTTGGGGTGATTTTTGTGTTGTACCTGTGTAGCTCCTACCACGATTGCACAAGAGCCAAGTCCGTAGAAAGGAGTGTTTCAAACTTTGGATGTGGATCTGgtccccacatgtgaaatgaccaaaccccccttgtatttggggtggtttttgTGTTGTACTTGTGTAGCTCCTGCCACAACTGCACAAGAGCCAAATTCGTAGAAAGGAGTGTTTCAGACTTTGGATGTGGGATTTCCCAaacttttaattaataaaatagtTATAAGTTTAAGGGAAAATATCagcccctcccctctaagtatccataatatcaatccaatccctaagttttgaataatgataacaCTCTCTCCTACtatcccaagattctatcaatcgtaccctaaccgttaagaaaagccattaagtgatgatgtggcatgtacaaaatatttaaaatcccaaaatacccttaatattATTGTATTCCTTTTTTGCCCTCCTCTACTTTCCTTTCTGCATCGTCTTctcccatttcctcttcttcctctgtgctgcttcttcttcttcttcctccgccAGCAACTCGACTGATCCTTATGCTAAAACTAGGGTTAAGGCATGTTCCAGCCAATTTCTCATCGACCTTGATCATATTGGAATCACGCTGACTAATTCAGATTCCGATTCTGGATCTAGTTCTAAGGGTTTATAAAGGAATCGAATCAATTCGaagtttttaacttttaaaccatggggattgaagaagaaaatatggaGCCCAAATGGAGCAGGTGGGAGCGTAAGAAAAATTTGAGGGAAACATGTATTGAATAGATTCATAAAAAAGATAAGGCGAAAACAGAAACCCCACTGAAACTCATTTCCATCGattccatttttattcttcattccttcTTCCTATTCCTCATTTCCATCTAGTCGAACCTGAAACCTCAGCAACCCATCTCTGTTTCCTATTTCTTGAAACCCATTTTAATTTCACTACCACCGACCCACtttctccttcatttttctgttttgtctTTCTGTTTTTCTAAAAAATCCCACCTAAACCCCAccgaaccctctcccattttccAGCCGTTATCATATCccattctatttcttcttctttttttctactGAAATCACTTCTCCCACTTTCTCTTCCCatcctggttttttttttcctttcttccatcttctccgACCAAAACCCTTAACCAATTTCTCATCGTATCCCAACCACAACATAACCAATTCCTTCTTCTCTGTCACCGCCAACAACCGCTTCACTCTGCTCCACAACTTCAACGCCTCATCACCAGCGTATCAACATTACTGAAAACAGAACATTACCTATAAACAAGAACAGAGATAGTAAAGGAAATTTGAGGGAAACATATATTGGATCGATTCATAAAAAAGATGTTAGAAGATAATTCGCATCGGTGCATCACTTTCTTCCTCACACataagcacacacacacatagaagATTTGTGTTCGTAAGAGACGTCATAGGGCTTTACGGCTTTATGAAGGAATGAATGAGGAAGGAAAGGGGGAGCGGGTTGTCTGTTGTACATACAACCTAGGATTAGGTTTTCCGAATTCTTATATCAACTTCCCACTTTTTCcccgtggtggtggtggcggtggaagaggatcggaggcggcagtggtggcaatgatggtggtgctggcagaagaaggagaagaagaagaaagcacagaggaagaagacgacgcAAAAGAGAAAGTATGGGAGGGCAAAAAGGGAATAGAATTTTAAGggcttttttttggttttggtaaacatattaagggtattttggtgtTTTAGAAATTTTATACATGCCATGTCATCAATTAATGTTGGTTgttttaacggttagggtaggttgatagaatcttgggaaagtaggggagggcattatcattattcaaaacttgggaaTTGGGTTAATATTATGGATACTGAGAGGGGAGGACAATGATATTTTTCCTAAGTTTAACTATTATATGGTGCATGATCGTGCTTTTAACCGTTGAATGAGCATGATCGTGTACATTATACACGACCCTTCCTTCATATTGTGCATCATGCACCCTGGTGGTCCACAAAATCTTTTCACCTTAAAGAGAGAAGGtttattgaaacaaaaaaacatgtgGTTGTCTCTCAAATGTACATTCACCTGCACGTACGTATAAATGATTCATTCTCGATTAATTATGTGAGTATGCGACATTTTAAGGAATTCATTAAAGATTGGAGGGTTCAGTTCTGTCCCCACCGTCCCTAGGTGGGGAGCCGATCCGTACTCTTCATAAAACACTACTCATTTGGCATTAACGTATGGAGACCCTTATTGGCCAAACAAACAATTGCTTTGGTACTAACATATCTTTTGGTGGagttttcttcctcctttgagaGTGCAGTTTTCTTCCTCCTTGGAGAGTGACCTTTCCAGGCTCGACAATGGCGACTTTTGATGAGGAGTTCATTGAATCACTCGTCGACCCTCTTATCTGTCACCTCCTTATCATTATTCTTATCTTCGCATACTATTGCTTGGaaatgtttggggccctagtgtTTCTGTTTGAATACTTGCTGTAAgacctctttcctctctttctccctctagCCTGCCCTCTTCGTGTCTCTGTTTTAACTATGCCTTGCTCCTCTTCCCCCAGTTGGCTGTGTCACTATGATTCCAGCCCCACCTGACTGCCCGCTTCTCAGCCATCTACTCGAATCCCTCCTTTCCCTACCTCTGCTTCGTCCTTTCCTCTAGCTCTAAACCTCTGCCTCTGTGGCTCGTCCCTTTTTTGCCCCCCTTCATCTGCTCGTGCTCCGCCCTCCCCCTCACTTTTTCTCCCCTCGCCATTGTTTGCCCTACCATGTCCAACCACGGCAGTACCTCTACTGTGAACCAAGGAACCCTTATCTCTTTAGGAGGTGGTAATGAGTCGGTTGATTTTCAAGCCAACCCCAGTCCATCGCGGGCTGATGATGATTCTTTCTCAGAGGATTCATTCAGCGACTCGGAGGATGACATCACCCTGGATGCAGCAGATGAAGTTCGGCTTTCCAAGCAATGGGAGAATACTCTTGTCGGTTATGTTCTATAGGGCAAACCATTTCGCCGACAGGCAATTTTTGAGGGTCTCTTAGCGGCTTGGAACCCACGTCATAGGGTGGATATTGTTCCGGTGGCTGATAGGAAGTTTCTCTTCCAGTTCCAACACTCTATGGTCAGGGACAATGTCATCAATGAGGGTCCATGGACAGTTGCTGGTAACCTCCTACTGCTGGAACCATGGAGCTTAGCCCAACAGTGGGAGTTTACGTCTTCTGATTTTTGGGTCCAATTTTATTCTATTCCGATGGAATTATTGGAACCTTCCATTACCATCAGAGTCGTACGGAAGCTTGGGGAGGTGCAAACGATCATGGTTATTGATGGTGCCCAGTTTGGTCACAGAGTGCAATATGTTCGAACCCGATTGTGGATTGACATCACAAAGCCATTGAGGACATCTCTTACTATCAAAAGGCAGCAAGGTATGAACTCGATCGTCTCTGTTAAGTACGAGAAGCTACCTCTGTGTTGTCATTTCTGTGGTTTTTTAGGCCATGATGTGAAACATTGTACCCGCATGTTCGAGGAGTATTCTCAACATCGACAAACGCATGGCTGTTCTGAACGTCGCCAGTGCCATAATCTCCCACCAGCGAAGTGTAATGTGAAAATGTGCGATAGTCCCCCAGATGAAAGATTGATTCGCATGGCTCATATTATCTTTGATACTATCCCCAATAGCGTGAGGAGTCCTACAACATCTCCGGGGTCGGAATTGGGGGGCAGTAGCACGGGGCAGCCCACCGAAGTGGAGGAAGAAAGGTTCACTTCACCTCTTTCGGGGCAAGGAACGGACGTACATACTGCATGTGCTTTACCTGTGCTGCAGTTGCTAAAGGAGACAAGTTGCAGGAGCAGCTCTGATCCCGGGACAGATTTGCAGGCCATGGGTACGCAGTATACAACCACATCCCCTGTCCAATCCCTTAATTTGTCTTCTAGTCCCAACCCCCCAGGACATGATTATATAATCCCGAATACCTCGTGCCCAGGCCAAGTCACAACCCCTTTTGTCTCTACAGCTGATACACCTCATTCTATAGGCCCCACCATCCACCTACCCCCCCAATCCAAGACTTCCTTGAAAAGTGCCCACATCATTCCCCAGCTGTCCTATCTCTCCTCCAACATATGGCAAACGTATCTCTGGCCACTAATCATGTGGACATCCCATCACCATCCCCAACCGCTAATGTCAACCCGGGCCATAACCTTTACCCCCATGGTGGGGATCCGTACCCGCATACTCCCACCCACACCCCTACCCAGTACCTCCCATCCTTGCCCCATGCAAATGCCCAAACCCATATCCAACCTCTTGTGACTCAAAACCCTCAACTGATGGGTTGTGACTCTTTTACCGGTGCTAATCCCCCGGCTAGCAATGCTCCCGATACCCAAATACTACAATATCCCAGTCATCTGTATAATCATCTACCAGCTCCTGAACCCAATGCTTCTCCACCTCGCCCCTCTCGTGGGCAACGACAGCCTCCTAAACCCGAGCATTGTCAGTGCTTGGCCATCTTTGAGCCATCTAAGGTCCCCAACAAAATTAAGCGACCCCGGTTGGGACTGAAGCATCAGGAACCTCTACACTTATTAGGTGAGACGGCGGCACCGCAAGACTCTCAGACCCTTCATTTTTTATCCTCTGGACCTGTGACGATTGGGGTGAATCAGTCCCACGGGGCATTATGAAACTTCTATGTTGGAACTGTCGGGGGATGGGGAGCCCTTGGACAGTTAGAGCTTTGAAGCATCTCTCCATTTCTGAGAAGCCGGAGGTCATCTTTCTCTCTGAAATGAAATGTCTTGAAGGTAAGATTGCACAGTTAAAGAGGAGTTTGCGCTTCAGTGATTATTTTACTGTGGAAGTCGAAGGCAACTCAGGGGGTCTAGCTTTGCTTTGGATGCCCCACATCACCATTCAGATTATTTCATCTAATGATAGGGTTCTGGACTGCGAAGTGCGTATGAACAACTCTAAATTCTGGCTCTCCTGTGTGTATGGGGACcctaaaagggaagaagagagcatGTCTGGAGCCAAATTACTTCTTTTGGAGAGAACCGCATCGAACCGTGGCTTTGCATGGGTGACTTCAACTCTTTTTTTGGATGGCATGAGAAGTCTGGCGGCAATCGATAGGGGGAAAGAGACATCACCCAATTCAGAGATTTTATCCATCGATGCGGTCTGATGGATCTCGGCTCTAAAGGCCTAGCCTTCACCTGGAATCATAGAAGAGTGGGGTAAGCCAATATTCGGATCAAGCTCGATCGTGCATTGGCTAATGTGGCCTGGCGCACCATGTTTGATAACGTTGTAGTTTTCATTAGGCCTGCTATCAGCTCGGATCATAATCCTATCATTATTGATAGTATGGGTGGTGCTACTCAGGGTCGACGTCCCTTTCATTTTAAAGCGATGTGGCTGCGTCATAGCGGTGTAAGGCAGTGGTAAACCAAGCTTGGACGGCTCCGGTTATCAACAATGCGATTCCCCATTTCTCTTACAAAACTAAGAATTGCAGGGATGCGCTTAAAGTCTGGAACAAGGATGTTTTTGGACATGTGCATACCAAGATACAGAAGCTGAAAGGTGTTCTTGAGTCTATTCAGTGCCAACCGGCAGCTACATTTAATCAGGATGAGGAGAATGAAATTTTGAACcagttggaggaagaattgcAGCGTGAAGAGATCCATTGGCACCAGAAATCGCGGATCGACTGGTTATAGGCTGGTGATCAGAATTCAAAGTTCTTCCATACGACTACGATTGATCGGCGATAGCATAACCGTATTCTCAAGTTGAAAGACTCAGCTGACCACTGGGTTGAAAATGAGGCTGGTGTGGCCCAACTACTGCTGTCTCATTTCTCTTTGGCTGTGCACTCTCAAGGAATTAATTTTACAATGCTCAATAAAGCCCTATCCAATATTCAGCCTGTCGTTACAGATTCAGTTAATGATCGTCTGTGTGCTTCCCCTACCATGGAGGAAATTATGGCCATGGTTAACTCGATGAGCCCACTTAAATCGCCAGGCCCAGATAGTTTTCAGTCCATCTTCTTCTAAAAGTTCTCGGAGACCACTAAGGAGGACCTGCTTCAGTTGATTACGGACTTCTTCACTTCAGGCTGCCTTCCCAAAGAGCTCAATTGAACTTATGTTTGCTTGATTCCTAAAGTGGCTAACCCTGAAGTAGCTGAGCACTTTCGGCCGATTAGTCTATGTGGAGTGGCAGTTAAGGTAATAACTAAGATATTTGCCAATCGGCTAAGTAGCTCACTTCATGATATTATCTCCCTAGCCCAATCGGCTTTTGTTCCGGATCGGTTGATCTCGGATAATATTTTCATTGCCCATGAGCTATTTTATTATATCAGACGCCGtaggaaaggaaaaaagcaATTTCTAGGCCTTAAGCTTGACATGCGTAAAGCCTATAACCGATTGGAATGGCCATTTATACGTGCCACCCTACTCAGGATGGGTTTCTGTAGTCGATGGGTTGACCTAATTATGGAATGTATCTCATCTGTTTCTTATACATTGCTTGTTAATGGTGTGGAAAAAGGATCATTCTCCCCTTCCAAGGGTATTCGACAAGGagaccccctctcccccttcttgTT
The sequence above is a segment of the Telopea speciosissima isolate NSW1024214 ecotype Mountain lineage chromosome 7, Tspe_v1, whole genome shotgun sequence genome. Coding sequences within it:
- the LOC122667467 gene encoding brassinosteroid-responsive RING protein 1-like, which translates into the protein MGNVSEFIAKVHTITFCLFSVFLIELALFIQSLSCYNWRRFNKRATGGRANTTLLALMDAHLPAICYNSGGVWKECAVCLTRVEDGEEIRELKCKHDFHKECLDQWLEREQVTCPLCRKYVLPEEVVFKHRQLRSRDEFNRDSLLSLRW